From a single Daphnia pulex isolate KAP4 chromosome 2, ASM2113471v1 genomic region:
- the LOC124210499 gene encoding dermonecrotic toxin SpeSicTox-betaIB1b-like, with protein sequence MNRVLSFFVSVLIVIPAVIGYGNGMASPKVSVIAHMINTPNAVRWALNQGANGIEIDLKFEGTRPSVFYHGFPCDCTCLLQFLTNRHNRCGALGEGCSASTNVTEMTNFLGSSEIISSKLALIYIDAKLDKSVRNYAEAGANVVRLFNEQVLARGFRGQILLGCLTILYSDYLRGALREAARSNYTDRYFYTIDNEGDHAFKVLDDSLQLGTNNLVYATGITACLPVTFHDAIQYSLEKKTYAAVGIWTIDQEYSMRSYLDICVDFILTNRPKRAAELIGLDNIPLPGSALKAKSRDRVMISYAPFWECDCSYFYRFIGGGCAITKMAPPNHACECFYVGAWSCSGQTIKCPDLNDRFCQSPDTSEASCLFGGGDCNGYF encoded by the exons ATGAATCGTGTATTGTCATTCTTTGTATCGGTGCTTATTGTGATACCTGCCGTGATTGGGTATGGTAATGGGATGGCCTCACCCAAAGTTAGCGTGATCGCGCATATGATCAACACACCCAACGCTGTTCGTTGGGCATTGAACCAAGGTGCAAATGGAATCGAGATTGATTTGAAGTTTGAAGGTACTCGGCCCAGTGTATTTTACCATGGTTTTCCCTGCGATTGCACCTGCTTACTCCAGTTCTTAACAAATCGACATAACAGATGCGGCGCCCTAGGAGAAGGCTGCTCTGCTTCCACCAACGTGACAGAAATGACAAACTTCTTGGGAAGTTCTGAAATTATTTCATCTAAACTTGCATTGATTTATATCGACGCCAAACTTGACAAGTCGGTGCGAAATTACGCTGAAGCAGGAGCCAATGTCGTTCGATTGTTCAACGAGCAAGTTCTTGCACGAGGCTTTCGTGGCCAGATTCTTCTTGGATGTCTAACAATTTTATATTCAGATTACCTGCGAGGTGCTTTACGAGAAGCCGCCAGATCTAATTACACCGATCGCTATTTCTACACTATCGACAACGAAGGAGATCACGCCTTCAAAGTATTGGACGATTCACTTCAACTCGGGACAAATAATCTCGTCTACGCGACTGGAATCACCGCTTGTTTACCTGTCACTTTTCACGATGCCATTCAGTACAGCCTTGAGAAAAAGACGTATGCTGCTGTTGGCATTTGGACAATTGATCAAGAATATTCCATGAGAAGTTACCTGGATATTTGTGTCGACTTCATTTTGACTAACAGGCCCAAAAGAGCTGCTGAACTGATCGGCCTTGACAACATCCCGTTACCTGGTTCAGCTCTAAAGGCTAAATCGCGGGACAGGGTCAT GATTTCGTATGCACCTTTTTGGGAATGCGACTGCAGTTATTTTTATCGATTCATAGGTGGCGGTTGTGCTATAACGAAGATGGCTCCACCAAATCACGCGTGTGAGTGCTTTTATGTGGGTGCTTGGAGCTGTAGTGGTCAAACGATTAAGTGTCCCGATCTAAACGACCGTTTCTGCCAATCACCGGACACTTCAGAAGcctcttgtttgtttggtgGTGGAGACTGTAACGGATacttttag
- the LOC124210507 gene encoding conserved oligomeric Golgi complex subunit 4-like yields the protein MNSLSEIQEEYKRLSLEEVKVTEKLDLLLSQQCQIEAKLRNVSLLVPRLNTVKSDAKHLSEMIHFTCTLAENVSAKVRELDIAKGRVSECQQRVNDLLDLQLCREGVISAMKSEDFEKAAAHVHRFLSIDETTLKLTAGDVAQGPTVDSSLVLLHEAQAQLCRVLQQKFDEAVRDADAASVERFFKIFPLLNMHEEGISKFGNYLAGQLRDKTPKTLRPTDGDSNNIRANVYFADTLTVLLESVARIVEIHQPLVETYYGPGRLLQVVEHLQPECDKQAGQILTEFRRSRQLDKQIRLVSEVLSTGGKVLHEKCDPRILDAVLAELTLLSSRTELYLRFLRRRIASDLEVGIPDENSRQLRMNEFEKLLQSKIGINRAVQELLGHYIMLERYFLSESVSKAVAMDTAVEGSLTSSVVDDVFFLVKKSIRRSLTSCSVDSICAVINNACTLLEEDYALVFQQQCKQGFPSGYLDLTQAYNAIQSSLQQGSIRLQSSDTEKTKANFLTALNNIETSIEYIETLDKNVSQEIQVNLGSTMTNRDQEKIKSCLTGFKSTISKFRQLLDFGHEQLKSSAIKPRIKPWVDQLLSVNHVIDEEEFSCYEAQDPFIQELNLHLDGFMSGFKDSLTMNNYQTLIGTLTSQVAQQFEKVILKTNFNRLGALQLDKEVRALVTYLSTATTWTIRDRLTRLTQIVTLLNLENLTELAEYWGPNAGSITWRLTPQEVRQILMLRTDFRADEIKRLKL from the exons ATGAACTCTCTGTCTGAGATTCAAGAAGAGTATAAAAGATTGAGTTTGGAAGAG GTTAAAGTTACAGAGAAGCTAGATTTACTGTTGAGTCAGCAATGTCAAATTGAAGCTAAACTTAGAAATGTATCCTTACTGGTTCCACGCTTGAATACTGTTAAAAGTGATGCAAAGCACTTGTCAGAAATGATTCATTTTACTTGCACTCTTGCAGAAAATGTGAGTGCCAAAGTGAGAGAACTTGACATTGCcaag GGGAGAGTTTCTGAATGCCAACAGAGAGTGAATGATCTGCTAGACTTGCAGCTTTGTCGGGAAGGTGTGATATCAGCCATGAAAAGTGAAGACTTTGAAAAAGCTGCTGCTCATGTACACAGATTTTTATCCATTGATGAAACTACTCTCAAGTTAACAGCTGGAGATGTTGCTCAGG GTCCAACTGTGGATAGTTCTTTAGTGCTGCTACATGAAGCCCAAGCTCAGCTTTGCAGAGTCCTTCAACAAAAGTTTGATGAAGCTGTAAGAGATGCTGATGCTGCATCTGTTGAGAgattttttaagatatttcCACTTCTTAATATGCATGAAGAAGGAATTTCAAAGTTTGGAAATTATCTTGCTGGACAG ttGAGAGATAAGACGCCTAAAACTCTGAGGCCAACTGACGGAGATTCCAACAATATCAGAGCAAATGTTTATTTTGCCGACACTCTAACTGTTCTGTTGGAAAGTGTCGCCCGTATTGTTGAAATTCACCAGCCTTTAGTGGAAACTTATTATG GTCCTGGACGTCTTCTTCAAGTAGTAGAACACTTACAACCGGAGTGCGACAAACAAGCGGGCCAGATATTGACAGAATTTCGTCGTTCTCGACAGCTTGACAAGCAAATCCGTCTTGTATCAGAAGTATTATCGACTGG aggAAAAGTATTACATGAGAAATGTGATCCACGGATATTGGATGCCGTTCTCGCCGAACTTACTCTGCTCAGTTCTCGAACAGAGCTTTACCTACGTTTTTTACGCCGAAGAATAGcg aGTGATCTCGAAGTTGGAATTCCTGACGAAAATTCTCGACAGTTacgaatgaatgaatttgaaaaacttctGCAAAGTAAAATTGGGATTAATCGTGCAGTGCAAGAGCTTCTTGGCCACTACATTATGTTGGAGCGGTATTTTCTTTCAGAGAGTGTCTCAAAAGCCGTTGCAATGGATACTGCTGTTGAAGGCTCTTTAACGTCTAGTGTAGTAGACGATGTCTTCTTTTTAGTCAAGAAATCCATTAG GCGGAGTCTCACTAGCTGCAGTGTAGACAGCATTTGTGCTGTTATTAATAATGCCTGCACTCTTTTGGAAGAGGACTATGCTTTGGTATTTCAACAGCAGTGTAAGCAGGGATTTCCATCTGGCTATTTGGATCTAACACAGGCTTACAATGCCATACAGAGCTCACTCCAACAAGGATCAATTAGACTGCAATCATCTGATACGGAAAAAACTAAAGCTAATTTCTTG ACAGCACTCAATAACATCGAGACGAGTATAGAGTACATTGAAACACTGGATAAAAATGTTTCGCAGGAAATTCAAGTAAATCTTGGAAGTACGATGACAAATCgtgatcaagaaaaaattaagtcCTGTCTTACTGGATTTAAATCAACGATCAGCAAATTCCGTCAGTTACTAGATTTTGGTCACGAGCAGCTGAAGTCGTCGGCTATTAAACCACGCATAAAACCATGGGTTGATCAGCTTCTTTCAGTCAACCACGTAATTGATGAG GAGGAATTCAGCTGCTATGAAGCCCAGGATCCGTTTATCCAAGAGCTCAATCTCCATTTAGACGGATTCATGAGTGGGTTCAAGGATTCGTTAACCATGAACAATTATCAAACATTAATCGGAACTCTTACGTCACAAGTGGCTCAACAATTTGAGAAGGTTATTttgaaaaccaattttaaCAGG TTAGGCGCCTTACAGCTAGACAAGGAAGTAAGAGCATTAGTAACTTACTTAAGCACAGCAACAACATGGACCATTCGCGATCGACTCACCCGACTAACGCAAATAGTCACCCTGTTAAACTTGGAGAATTTGACAGAATTAGCTGAATATTGGGGCCCCAATGCCGGCTCAATAACATGGAGACTAACACCGCAAGAAGTACGACAGATTTTGATGCTCAG GACCGATTTTCGTGCTGATGAAATAAAACGCCTAAAGCTGTAA
- the LOC124210504 gene encoding cell division cycle protein 27 homolog, with the protein MLVQEPVQAAIWHCLNHYNYWNATFLAEKLQDEINNEESLYLLATCYYRSGKANQARSLLQSKGTQSPQCQYLLAKCCLDLNKLAEAEGTLMGGNIFKQKSLDDVVTEFGDAAAFALVLLGQVYMQTERKFKAIEVLNRALKLNPFLWAAFELLCRLGEKPDAEDVFQLEGLDNFSHCHGTNPIASLITAQINQSHDATTKVHPHEPMSVDQISTPILQVPAADVIVNTSTPLPCVPLIHHNIPNLTPDDQMIPSIPLTSTMAPTRSRARSFRLRSVFKAGQALSPMSPNFGIIPLDMSSASDASQSSMVYLCPSLAPPVSETKEAKIMPKRLGGRREAASTAPSAPSRMGVFCQSGNTATPTLSSPPAANVRRSTRLYSSNNSVKENNKSSSRFVVPKLPLKRSKSKLTKGDTPESGLAPISDFPELVGKMDREDEKQATLPTHLTSVQTPPSNLIQEAVQMQKQSAEGLMSLLRIVGKAFSHLTSYESRQAIDTIEWLSARHKRSSWVLSLMAKAYFELADYKQATRLFQEVREMEPYRTDLMEYYSTALWHLQQEVSLSALAQDMLEQDKMSAATWCCAGNCLDLQKDREQALKFFQRAIQVDPKFAYAYTLLGHQYLALEETEKAMDCFKNAVRVDPIHYNGWYGMGIIYYKQERYSMAEFYFKKALDINKNSPVLKCHVAIVEHALQRTDKALQMLNSALLVEERNPLCKFHRASIYFACDRLDEALAELHELKEIAPREALVYYLMGNVYKKRNETHLALTYFSWANDLDPKGASGARRHIKEVIDPTSCLSLVPVSGVSQEPLQASISNDQDEGSTVEGGNHSGASNNLSNESLEMPPLPTMDSGDGDNF; encoded by the exons ATGTTGGTACAAGAACCTGTCCAG GCGGCTATCTGGCATTGTCTTAATCACTACAACTATTGGAATGCTACTTTTCTTGCTGAGAAACTTCAGGATGAAA TTAATAATGAGGAAAGCTTGTATCTTCTGGCCACTTGCTACTATCGGTCAGGAAAAGCGAATCAAGCAAGAAGTTTACTGCAATCAAAAGGAACTCAGTCGCCACAATGTCAATATCTGTTAGCCAAATGTTGTTTAGATCTGAATAA gcttGCTGAAGCAGAAGGAACATTGATGGgtggaaatattttcaaacaaaaatctttggATGATGTTGTGACTGAATTTGGAGATGCTGCTGCTTTTGCCCTAGTTTTGTTGGGTCAAGTTTACATGCAGACAGAACGAAAGTTCAAAGCTATAGAAGTACTCAACAGAGCTCTTAAGCTTAATCCATTCCTGTGGGCTGCTTTTGAGCTTCTTTGTCGGCTTGGTGAAAAACCAGATGCAGAAGATGTCTTTCAGTTAGAGGGATTGGATAATTTCTCTCATTGTCATGGAACAAACCCAATAGCTTCATTGATCACTGCTCAGATCAATCAATCACATGATGCAACCACTAAAGTACATCCTCATGAACCAATGTCTGTTGACCAAATCTCCACTCCTATACTTCAAGTCCCTGCAGCTGATGTTATAGTAAACACAAG CACTCCCCTACCATGTGTGCCTCTTATTCATCACAATATACCTAATTTGACACCAGATGATCAAATGATTCCCTCTATACCGTTGACGAGTACCATGGCTCCAACACGTTCCAGAGCACGGTCGTTCCGGCTTCGATCAGTCTTTAAAGCCGGTCAAGCGCTGTCTCCCATGTCCCCCAA TTTTGGCATCATACCTTTGGATATGTCTTCAGCAAGCGATGCTTCTCAAAGTTCGATGGTCTATTTGTGTCCCTCGCTAGCCCCACCGGTCtctgaaacaaaagaagcaaaGATAATGCCTAAACGG TTGGGTGGTCGTCGTGAAGCAGCTAGCACTGCTCCAAGCGCGCCTTCACGTATGGGAGTTTTCTGCCAATCCGGAAATACAGCTACACCGACATTGTCTTCACCCCCAGCCGCTAACGTGAGGAGAAGTACACGACTTTACAG TTCGAACAATTCCGTTAAGGAGAATAACAAAAGTAGCTCTCGTTTTGTTGTGCCCAAGTTGCCACTGAAGCGTAGCAAATCCAAACTTACTAAAGGTGATACCCCGGAAAGCGGATTAGCACCTATTAGCGATTTTCCAGAGCTAGTAGGAAAAATGGATAGAGAGGATGAGAAACAAGCTACCCTACCTACTCATTTAACTTCGGTGCAGACTCCACCatcaaatttgattcaagAGGCAGTCCAAATGCAAAAGCAGTCAGCTGAAGGACTTATGTCTCTTCTTCGGATTGTAGGCAAAGCATTTTCACACCTGACTTCATATGAGTCTCGTCAAGCGATTGACACAATAGAATGGCTCTCCGCACGCCACAAAAGATCAAGCTGGGTCCTCTCTCTTATGGCTAAAGCTTACTTTGAACTGGCAGACTACAAGCAAGCTACTAG gTTGTTTCAAGAAGTGCGTGAAATGGAGCCATATCGCACTGATCTGATGGAGTATTATAGTACTGCTCTCTGGCATCTGCAGCAAGAAGTGTCACTCTCGGCATTAGCACAAGACATGCTGGAACAAGACAAAATGTCAGCTGCGACTTGGTGTTGTGCCGGAAATTGCTTGGATTTGCAGAAAGATCGCGAACAAGCTCTAAAGTTTTTCCAACGAGCAATCCAAGTTGATCCTAAATTTGCTTATGCATACACTCTTTTGGGTCATCAGTATCTTGCCCTCGAAGAAACGGAGAAAGCCATGGATTGCTTTAAAAATGCTGTGAGAGTTGATCCTATTCATTATAACGGATG GTACGGTATGGGAATAATTTACTACAAACAAGAGCGCTATTCGATGGCAGAATTTTACTTCAAGAAGGCACTGGATATCAATAAAAACAGTCCAGTGCTAAAATGCCACGTCGCCATTGTGGAACATGCGCTTCAAAGGACCGATAAGGCACTTCAAATGCTCAATTCAGCACTTCTAGTAGAAGAACGCAATCCCCTCTGCAAATTTCACCGTGCTTCTATTTACTTCGCCTGTGATCGACTCGATGAAGCATTGGCAGAATTGCACGAGTTAAAAGAAATTGCTCCGCGAGAAGCTCTCGTTTATTACCTTATGGGAAAT gtttataagaaaagaaacgaaacacaTTTGGCGCTAACTTACTTTAGTTGGGCAAATGATTTGGATCCAAAAGGAGCAAGTGGAGCAAGACGTCACATCAAAGAGGTAATTGACCCCACTTCCTGTCTGAGCCTTGTTCCAGTAAGTGGAGTGTCTCAAGAACCACTTCAAGCCTCTATCAGCAACGATCAAg ATGAGGGAAGCACCGTGGAAGGAGGCAATCACTCAGGAGCTAGTAACAATTTATCCAACGAGTCTCTGGAAATGCCCCCTTTGCCCACGATGGACAGCGGTGATGGTGATAATTTCTAA